In Halorussus limi, a genomic segment contains:
- a CDS encoding rhodanese-like domain-containing protein, translating into MPAKVTPRRLADMLDSGEDFALLDTRGDESYESWHVRGATQFPFTPTRT; encoded by the coding sequence ATGCCAGCGAAAGTGACTCCGCGGCGGTTGGCGGACATGCTCGACTCGGGCGAGGACTTCGCCCTCCTCGACACGCGCGGCGACGAGAGCTACGAGTCGTGGCACGTCCGGGGCGCGACGCAGTTCCCCTTCACGCCGACGAGGACCTGA
- a CDS encoding MBL fold metallo-hydrolase, translating into MSEPEFPTPDADVERIDPEALRDRIEGGEEVFVLDTRAPDDAEEWAIDGENVESLNVPYFEFLAGDPDEAVFERLPDGREITVVCAKGHASEYVAGELIERGYDARTLADGMQGWARIFEYTEIDAATDATVAQYQRPSSGCMSYLVVSGDEAAVVDPLRAFTDTYRRDARSLGADLKYAIDTHVHADHVSGVRALADEAGAEGVLPAAAIDRGVTYGDEVTRAEDGDAFRVGDAEIEAVFTPGHTSGMTSYLVDDAVLLTGDGLFAESVARPDLEDGDEGAPDAARQLYESLQERVLALNDDVVVGGAHFSDAADTREDGTYTDTIGNLTEKMDALTMDEDEFVELVLSDMPPRPANYEEVIATNLGREERTDEEAFELELGPNNCAASSDAMTSDQR; encoded by the coding sequence ATGAGCGAACCAGAGTTTCCGACGCCGGACGCCGACGTCGAACGCATCGACCCCGAAGCGCTGAGAGACCGCATCGAGGGCGGCGAGGAGGTGTTCGTCCTCGACACGCGCGCCCCCGACGACGCAGAGGAGTGGGCCATCGACGGCGAGAACGTCGAGAGCCTCAACGTCCCGTACTTCGAATTCCTCGCCGGCGACCCCGACGAAGCGGTCTTCGAGCGGTTGCCCGACGGCCGCGAGATTACCGTCGTCTGCGCGAAGGGCCACGCCAGCGAGTACGTCGCCGGCGAGCTAATCGAACGAGGCTACGACGCTCGCACCCTCGCGGACGGGATGCAGGGCTGGGCGCGCATCTTCGAGTACACGGAAATCGACGCGGCCACCGACGCCACCGTGGCGCAGTACCAGCGTCCCTCCAGCGGCTGTATGAGCTACCTCGTCGTCTCCGGCGACGAGGCCGCGGTCGTCGACCCCCTGCGGGCGTTCACCGACACCTACCGGCGTGACGCCCGCTCGCTCGGTGCCGACCTGAAGTACGCAATCGACACGCACGTCCACGCCGACCACGTCTCGGGCGTCCGGGCGCTCGCCGACGAGGCCGGTGCCGAGGGCGTCCTCCCGGCGGCCGCCATCGACCGCGGCGTCACCTACGGCGACGAGGTCACGCGGGCCGAGGACGGCGACGCGTTCCGAGTCGGCGACGCGGAAATCGAGGCGGTGTTCACGCCCGGTCACACCTCGGGCATGACCTCCTACCTCGTGGACGACGCCGTCCTCCTGACGGGCGACGGCCTGTTCGCCGAGAGCGTCGCCCGGCCGGACTTGGAGGACGGCGACGAGGGCGCTCCCGACGCGGCCCGCCAACTCTACGAGTCCCTGCAGGAGCGCGTCCTCGCGCTCAACGACGACGTGGTCGTGGGCGGCGCGCACTTCAGCGACGCGGCCGACACCCGCGAGGACGGCACCTACACCGACACTATCGGTAATCTGACGGAGAAGATGGACGCGCTCACGATGGACGAAGACGAGTTCGTCGAACTCGTCCTGTCGGACATGCCTCCGCGCCCCGCCAACTACGAGGAGGTCATCGCGACCAACCTCGGGCGGGAGGAACGGACCGACGAAGAGGCGTTCGAGCTGGAACTCGGGCCGAACAACTGCGCGGCCAGTTCGGACGCGATGACCAGCGACCAAAGATAA
- a CDS encoding zinc-dependent alcohol dehydrogenase → MPARSLYFTGDGAVEVREREVPDPDEGEVRVRTERSAVSPGTELLVYRGEVPTGMAADATIDALAGTFEFPLRYGYAAVGRVEAVGPGVDSSWLDRRVFGFNPHESHFCAPVGDVLAVPDGCSATEATFLPNVETAVNLVQDGAPRLGERAVVFGQGVVGLLTAALLGRFPLADLVTLDRYPARRERSLELGADAALAPDGDVGERVRDQLEDGEGDGEDGDGDAVDTAGADLTYELSGCPDALDSAISATGYDGRVVVGSWYGTKPAELDLSGRFHRSRVSVESSQVSTIAPELRGRWSKDRRLDVAWDRLREVSPERFVTHEFDVSDAAEAYELLDENPGEALGVVFEY, encoded by the coding sequence ATGCCAGCACGGTCACTCTACTTCACGGGGGACGGAGCGGTGGAGGTGCGCGAGCGAGAGGTCCCTGACCCGGACGAGGGGGAAGTCCGGGTCCGGACCGAGCGGTCGGCGGTCAGTCCCGGCACGGAGCTACTGGTCTACCGCGGCGAGGTGCCGACCGGGATGGCCGCCGACGCGACCATCGACGCGCTCGCGGGCACCTTCGAGTTCCCGCTCCGGTACGGCTACGCCGCCGTCGGCCGGGTCGAGGCGGTCGGGCCGGGCGTCGATTCGTCGTGGCTCGACCGCCGCGTGTTCGGGTTCAACCCCCACGAGAGCCACTTCTGTGCGCCCGTCGGGGACGTGCTGGCGGTCCCCGACGGCTGTTCGGCGACCGAGGCCACGTTCTTGCCGAACGTCGAGACCGCAGTCAACCTCGTGCAGGACGGCGCGCCCCGACTCGGCGAGCGCGCGGTCGTCTTCGGACAGGGCGTGGTCGGCCTGCTCACGGCGGCGCTCCTCGGGCGATTCCCGCTCGCGGACCTCGTGACGCTCGACCGCTACCCCGCGCGGCGCGAGCGGTCGCTCGAACTGGGGGCCGACGCGGCGCTCGCGCCCGACGGCGACGTCGGTGAGCGCGTCCGGGACCAATTAGAAGATGGCGAGGGTGACGGGGAAGACGGCGACGGCGACGCCGTCGACACCGCGGGCGCGGACCTGACCTACGAACTCTCGGGGTGTCCGGACGCGCTCGACTCGGCCATCTCGGCGACGGGGTACGACGGCCGGGTCGTGGTCGGGTCGTGGTACGGGACGAAACCCGCGGAGTTGGACCTCAGCGGGCGGTTCCACCGGAGTCGCGTCAGCGTCGAGAGCAGTCAGGTCAGCACCATCGCCCCCGAACTCCGGGGCCGGTGGTCGAAGGACCGCCGGTTGGACGTGGCGTGGGACCGCCTCCGCGAGGTGAGTCCCGAGCGGTTCGTGACCCACGAGTTCGACGTTTCGGACGCCGCCGAGGCGTACGAACTGCTGGACGAGAATCCGGGCGAGGCGCTCGGGGTCGTCTTCGAGTACTGA
- a CDS encoding 6-pyruvoyl trahydropterin synthase family protein — protein sequence MYTVTVRRDFVAQHFLTVPDPGPEGERHSHHYTATVELAGEELNRYGYLADIDALNERIDAAVARYRDATLNDLPAFEGLNPSLEHFARIFGERFCRDLDAPEVDAVTVTLREDDVAWASHRREV from the coding sequence ATGTACACGGTCACGGTCCGGCGCGACTTCGTGGCGCAGCACTTCCTGACGGTCCCCGACCCCGGACCCGAGGGCGAGCGCCACTCCCACCACTACACCGCGACGGTCGAACTCGCGGGCGAGGAGTTGAACCGGTACGGCTACCTCGCGGACATCGACGCGCTGAACGAGCGAATCGACGCCGCGGTGGCCCGCTACCGGGACGCGACGCTGAACGACCTGCCCGCGTTCGAGGGACTCAATCCGAGTCTCGAACACTTCGCGCGCATCTTCGGCGAGCGATTCTGTCGGGACCTCGACGCCCCCGAAGTCGACGCCGTGACCGTGACGCTGCGGGAGGACGACGTGGCGTGGGCCTCCCACCGCCGCGAGGTCTGA
- a CDS encoding sulfurtransferase TusA family protein yields the protein MSEAYDVTETLDVKGQSCPMPVVKSKQATDGLDAGEVLEVTATDFGSVSDIEGWANTTDGVELLDQRETEEGGESVYKHYVRKTE from the coding sequence ATGAGTGAAGCATACGACGTTACCGAGACGCTAGACGTGAAGGGACAGTCCTGCCCGATGCCCGTCGTCAAGTCCAAGCAGGCGACCGACGGACTCGACGCCGGCGAGGTGCTGGAAGTGACCGCGACCGACTTCGGGAGCGTGAGCGACATCGAGGGGTGGGCGAACACGACCGACGGCGTCGAACTCCTCGACCAGCGGGAGACCGAGGAGGGCGGCGAATCGGTCTACAAGCACTACGTGCGCAAGACCGAGTGA
- a CDS encoding lycopene cyclase domain-containing protein, whose translation MSTLTYVEFLLAFLGVPVAALAVAVARKTDDHRRVLAGVAALVCIAVTYTAPWDSYLVGRGVWTYGEGVVAARFARVPLGEWLFFVLQTVTTGLWYHLLAPRVDPGVPGRDAPGRSDARTVGAVAWLALAAVGAVLTATATRTYYLGMILVWAGPVVAFLWAVGGPVVWRYRRLVAAAVAVPSAYLWAADRFAIGTGLWTISPDYSTGLHVAGLPVEEAIFFALTNLLVVQGLLLFDWVTARAAERGTAHAVAGLVPPSVASLAGSLSARVPGVAEVRRRWQ comes from the coding sequence GTGTCCACGCTCACCTACGTCGAGTTCCTGCTCGCCTTCCTCGGAGTGCCGGTCGCGGCGCTGGCAGTCGCGGTCGCTCGGAAGACCGACGACCACCGGCGCGTCCTCGCGGGCGTGGCCGCGCTGGTCTGCATCGCGGTGACCTACACCGCGCCGTGGGACAGCTATCTCGTCGGTCGCGGCGTCTGGACCTACGGCGAGGGCGTGGTCGCGGCCCGATTCGCTCGCGTCCCCCTCGGCGAGTGGCTGTTCTTCGTCCTCCAGACCGTCACGACCGGACTCTGGTATCACCTGCTCGCGCCCCGGGTGGACCCCGGAGTTCCCGGCCGGGACGCCCCCGGCAGAAGCGACGCCCGGACCGTCGGCGCCGTCGCGTGGCTGGCGCTCGCGGCGGTCGGGGCGGTTCTCACCGCGACCGCGACCCGGACCTACTACCTCGGGATGATACTCGTCTGGGCCGGGCCGGTCGTCGCGTTCCTCTGGGCGGTCGGCGGCCCGGTCGTCTGGCGCTACCGCCGACTCGTCGCGGCCGCGGTCGCGGTCCCGTCGGCGTACCTCTGGGCCGCCGACCGGTTCGCCATCGGGACGGGCCTCTGGACGATATCGCCCGACTACTCGACCGGCCTCCACGTCGCGGGACTGCCGGTCGAGGAGGCGATTTTCTTCGCCCTGACGAACCTCCTCGTCGTGCAGGGGCTCTTGCTGTTCGACTGGGTGACCGCCCGGGCCGCCGAGCGCGGTACGGCCCACGCGGTCGCGGGTCTGGTGCCGCCGTCGGTCGCGTCGCTGGCCGGGTCGCTCTCGGCCCGCGTTCCGGGCGTCGCGGAGGTGCGCCGCCGATGGCAGTGA
- a CDS encoding class I SAM-dependent methyltransferase, producing the protein MNFQRYLSAKRSVDDRALDRRVEGRLAEEIEERFDTAGDPLRVLEVGAGIGSTVARLLGRPWFPDRVDYTALDIEPENVAAARERLPAWAAPRGFAVRRAGDRFVLTRGRTRAEVRFRAADAFDVLADADREFDLVVAHAFVDLADPADALAAFRRNLAPDGLAYCPITFDGGTGFEPTTDPDFEQRLVDAFHRHLDESGDSRAGRHLLAEASATGEVLAAAGSDWVVHPRDGGYPADEAYFLDCIVEMVAGAVRKEGGIEERRIAAWAARRRDQIADAQLVYCAHQLDLLVR; encoded by the coding sequence GTGAACTTCCAGCGCTACCTCTCGGCCAAGCGGAGCGTGGACGACCGCGCGCTCGACCGGCGAGTCGAGGGCAGACTCGCCGAGGAAATCGAGGAGCGGTTCGACACCGCCGGCGACCCCCTGCGCGTACTGGAGGTCGGCGCGGGAATCGGTTCGACCGTCGCGCGACTGCTCGGCCGACCGTGGTTTCCCGACCGGGTGGACTACACCGCGCTCGACATCGAACCCGAGAACGTCGCGGCCGCGCGCGAGCGCCTGCCCGCGTGGGCCGCCCCGCGAGGGTTCGCGGTCCGGCGCGCGGGCGACCGGTTCGTCCTCACACGAGGCCGGACCCGCGCCGAAGTCCGGTTCCGGGCCGCCGACGCCTTCGACGTTCTCGCCGACGCCGACCGCGAGTTCGACCTCGTGGTCGCCCACGCCTTCGTGGACCTCGCGGACCCCGCCGACGCGCTCGCCGCTTTCCGACGCAACCTCGCGCCCGACGGTCTCGCGTACTGCCCAATCACGTTCGACGGCGGGACGGGCTTCGAACCCACGACCGACCCCGACTTCGAGCAGCGACTCGTCGACGCCTTCCACCGCCATCTGGACGAGTCGGGCGACAGCAGGGCCGGGCGACACCTGCTCGCGGAGGCCAGCGCGACCGGCGAGGTCCTCGCGGCGGCCGGGTCGGACTGGGTCGTCCATCCGCGGGACGGCGGCTACCCCGCCGACGAGGCGTACTTCCTCGACTGCATCGTAGAGATGGTCGCCGGGGCGGTGCGAAAGGAGGGCGGAATCGAGGAGCGGCGAATCGCGGCGTGGGCCGCGCGCCGCCGCGACCAGATAGCGGACGCGCAACTCGTCTACTGCGCACACCAACTCGACCTCTTGGTTCGGTGA
- a CDS encoding YeeE/YedE family protein → MEPLVTFGELFPYGIWRYAVGGALIGLGTAAIYLGTAVPAGASTFFESTLSYVSDLPRFNRAKYVASRDWRVAFTLSIVAGAAVYAVGFGDFGWTTRVSWWRLLGGGFLVGVGTRIGKGCTSGHGICGVGSVAPTSLVNVATFLGVAIVTAQILQSLGVSP, encoded by the coding sequence ATGGAACCACTCGTAACGTTCGGGGAACTGTTCCCCTACGGAATCTGGCGGTACGCGGTCGGCGGGGCGCTCATCGGACTGGGCACCGCCGCCATCTACCTCGGCACCGCCGTCCCGGCGGGGGCGAGCACGTTCTTCGAGTCCACGCTGTCGTACGTGTCGGACCTGCCGCGGTTCAACCGCGCGAAGTACGTCGCGTCCCGCGACTGGCGGGTCGCGTTCACGCTGAGCATCGTCGCCGGGGCGGCCGTCTACGCCGTCGGCTTCGGCGACTTCGGCTGGACCACTCGGGTCTCTTGGTGGCGGCTCCTCGGCGGGGGCTTCCTCGTCGGCGTCGGCACCCGAATCGGGAAGGGATGCACCTCCGGTCACGGCATCTGCGGCGTCGGATCGGTGGCACCGACCTCGCTGGTCAACGTCGCCACCTTCCTCGGCGTCGCTATCGTGACCGCCCAGATACTGCAATCGCTGGGGGTGTCGCCGTGA
- a CDS encoding Brp/Blh family beta-carotene 15,15'-dioxygenase translates to MAVSGERDSDGAGGGGGPPAGFGGELFRIAVVPAWLALTAVAVTAALGVGADLPTVVRYLPFLASLVVFGLPHGAADHLAVERLGGRRPLVAVGAAYLVGGALFLAAWLAAPALGFVSFVLLTWYHWGQGDLYVLLAVGDHLRTRGQRLLALAVRGGIPMVVPLVAFPEVYRSVAAATVRLFDSGGVTVTALDVAFGPAVRVAVGGGLAALSLAALVLGGVRGGLASRGWRVDALETGLLWAYFLLVPPILAVGLYFCLWHSVRHVVRLLAVEDGGRSLAPGRLGVGLAGFARDALPNTVGALVVLGGLAVLAPPEGGFLSLLALYLVLLAVLTLPHAAVVTWMDWREGVWSVESESAS, encoded by the coding sequence ATGGCAGTGAGCGGCGAGCGCGATTCGGACGGGGCCGGTGGCGGCGGTGGCCCGCCCGCCGGCTTCGGCGGGGAACTGTTCCGAATCGCGGTCGTCCCGGCGTGGCTCGCCCTCACGGCGGTCGCGGTCACGGCGGCGCTCGGCGTCGGTGCCGACCTGCCGACTGTCGTGCGCTACCTCCCGTTTCTCGCCAGCCTCGTCGTCTTCGGACTCCCCCACGGCGCGGCCGACCACCTCGCAGTCGAGCGACTCGGCGGGCGTCGCCCGCTGGTCGCAGTCGGCGCGGCCTACCTCGTCGGGGGCGCGCTGTTCCTCGCCGCGTGGCTGGCCGCGCCCGCGCTCGGCTTCGTCTCGTTCGTCCTGCTCACGTGGTACCACTGGGGACAGGGCGACCTCTACGTCCTGCTCGCGGTCGGCGACCACCTCCGGACGCGGGGGCAGCGCCTGCTCGCGCTCGCGGTCCGGGGCGGGATTCCCATGGTCGTCCCGCTGGTCGCGTTTCCGGAGGTCTACCGGTCGGTCGCCGCCGCGACGGTTCGACTGTTCGACTCCGGCGGCGTCACCGTCACCGCTCTCGACGTCGCGTTCGGGCCCGCGGTCCGCGTCGCGGTCGGGGGCGGACTAGCCGCGCTATCGCTGGCGGCGCTGGTGCTCGGGGGCGTCCGCGGCGGTTTGGCCAGTCGCGGCTGGCGAGTCGACGCGCTCGAAACCGGCCTGCTGTGGGCGTACTTCCTTCTAGTCCCGCCGATACTGGCGGTCGGTCTCTACTTCTGTCTCTGGCACTCGGTGCGCCACGTCGTCAGACTCCTCGCGGTCGAGGACGGCGGTAGGTCGCTTGCGCCGGGTCGTCTCGGGGTCGGACTGGCCGGGTTCGCGCGGGACGCGCTTCCCAATACGGTCGGCGCGCTCGTCGTACTCGGCGGACTCGCGGTCCTCGCACCTCCCGAGGGCGGGTTCCTGTCGCTGCTCGCGCTGTATCTGGTGCTGTTGGCGGTGCTGACGCTCCCCCACGCCGCGGTCGTCACGTGGATGGACTGGCGCGAGGGCGTCTGGTCGGTCGAATCGGAGTCGGCGAGTTAG
- the ncsA gene encoding tRNA 2-thiolation protein NcsA gives MDCDKCGRESVMHAAYSGLHLCEDHFVASVDKRVRRRIREDDLVPSDATPENPQTWVVGLSGGKDSVVLTDILHRTFEKDPRIELVALTIHEGIEGYRDESVDACEELTDELGIRHELVTYEDEFDVRMDDVVEKDPEGMAACAYCGVFRRDLLSKYAERFDADKLLTGHNLDDEAETALMNFLEGDVAQIAKHFDASLGNFEERGEQDDFVPRAKPLRDVPEKEVALYAHVKDLPAHITECPHAEEAYRGEIQKLLYQLEENHPGTRHSIMSGYEELAALAAEEFGARDGGDTELGECEQCGASTTRDICRKCSLLESIHAV, from the coding sequence ATGGACTGCGACAAATGCGGCCGCGAGTCGGTCATGCACGCCGCGTACTCGGGGTTGCACCTCTGCGAAGACCACTTCGTCGCCTCCGTGGACAAGCGAGTCCGGCGTCGCATCCGGGAGGACGACCTCGTGCCGAGCGACGCCACCCCGGAGAACCCCCAGACGTGGGTCGTCGGTCTCTCGGGCGGGAAGGACAGCGTCGTGCTGACCGACATCCTCCACCGGACCTTCGAGAAGGACCCTCGCATCGAACTCGTCGCGCTTACGATTCACGAGGGCATCGAGGGCTACCGCGACGAGAGCGTGGACGCCTGCGAGGAGTTGACCGACGAGTTGGGAATCCGCCACGAACTCGTGACCTACGAGGACGAGTTCGACGTGCGCATGGACGACGTGGTCGAGAAGGACCCCGAGGGGATGGCCGCCTGCGCCTACTGCGGGGTGTTCCGCCGGGACCTGCTCTCGAAGTACGCCGAGCGGTTCGACGCCGACAAACTCCTCACCGGACACAATCTGGACGACGAGGCCGAGACCGCGCTGATGAACTTTCTGGAGGGCGACGTGGCCCAAATCGCCAAGCACTTCGACGCCAGCCTCGGCAACTTCGAGGAGCGCGGCGAGCAGGACGACTTCGTGCCGCGGGCGAAACCGCTCCGCGACGTGCCCGAGAAGGAAGTCGCGCTCTATGCCCACGTTAAGGACCTCCCGGCACACATCACGGAGTGCCCCCACGCCGAGGAAGCGTATCGCGGCGAGATTCAGAAACTGCTCTACCAACTCGAAGAGAACCACCCCGGAACGCGCCACTCTATCATGTCGGGGTACGAGGAACTGGCCGCGTTGGCCGCCGAGGAGTTCGGCGCGCGCGACGGCGGCGACACCGAACTCGGCGAGTGCGAGCAGTGCGGCGCGTCGACGACGCGTGACATCTGCCGGAAGTGTTCGCTGTTAGAATCCATCCACGCTGTCTGA
- a CDS encoding glycosyltransferase family 4 protein, protein MRVGLVAYGDLETTTGGFLYDRRLAGALREAGHRVGVVSLPWRDYPRALADSLDPRVRRRLRGFDLLVEDELCHPSLVGHNRAVEVPVVAVVHHLRVSERWPAWQEPVYRAVERRYLRSVDAAIYASEATRRAAERLAGPRRSVVARPAGDRFDPELGPTEIAARAERDPLEVVFVGNLVPRKGLHVLLDGLARVAGDWRLSVVGSATDEEYARSVRRRAVDLEIADRVQFEGRLSDAALADRLAGSHLLAVPSLFEGYGIVYLEGMGFGLPAVATSAGGATELVTHGEDGFLVPSGDDAAVAEAVETLLSDRERLREMSLAARRRFERHPGWDESMATARRFLEAVAEAPTAPRREAVT, encoded by the coding sequence ATGCGCGTCGGACTCGTGGCGTACGGCGACCTCGAAACCACGACCGGCGGGTTCCTCTACGACCGGAGACTCGCGGGCGCGCTCCGCGAGGCGGGCCACCGGGTCGGCGTCGTCTCGCTCCCGTGGCGCGACTACCCGCGGGCGCTCGCCGACTCGCTCGACCCCCGAGTCCGACGCCGACTCCGGGGATTCGACCTGCTGGTCGAGGACGAACTCTGCCACCCCTCGCTGGTCGGACACAACCGCGCCGTCGAGGTCCCCGTCGTGGCCGTCGTCCACCACCTCCGAGTCAGCGAGCGGTGGCCCGCGTGGCAGGAGCCCGTCTACCGCGCCGTAGAACGCCGCTACCTCCGGTCCGTCGACGCCGCCATCTACGCCAGCGAGGCGACTCGCCGGGCGGCCGAGCGACTCGCCGGGCCCCGGCGCTCGGTCGTCGCTCGACCCGCGGGCGACCGGTTCGACCCCGAACTCGGCCCGACCGAAATCGCGGCGCGCGCCGAACGCGACCCGCTCGAAGTCGTCTTCGTCGGGAACCTCGTCCCGCGGAAGGGTCTGCACGTCCTGCTCGACGGACTGGCCCGGGTCGCGGGCGACTGGCGACTCTCGGTCGTCGGGAGCGCGACCGACGAGGAGTACGCCCGGAGCGTCCGGAGGCGGGCCGTGGACCTCGAAATAGCCGACAGAGTCCAGTTCGAGGGTCGGCTGTCGGACGCCGCGCTCGCCGACCGCCTCGCCGGGAGTCACCTGCTCGCGGTCCCCTCGCTGTTCGAGGGCTACGGCATCGTCTACTTGGAGGGGATGGGGTTCGGCCTGCCCGCGGTCGCGACCAGCGCGGGGGGCGCGACCGAACTCGTGACCCACGGCGAAGACGGGTTCCTCGTCCCGTCCGGCGACGACGCCGCGGTCGCCGAGGCCGTGGAGACCCTGCTCTCGGACCGCGAGCGCCTGCGGGAGATGAGTCTCGCCGCCCGCCGACGCTTCGAGCGCCACCCCGGATGGGACGAGTCGATGGCAACTGCCCGACGCTTCCTCGAAGCCGTCGCCGAAGCGCCGACCGCCCCGCGACGGGAGGCGGTCACGTGA
- a CDS encoding DUF6691 family protein, translating into MSRNAEPERDRHPLFVPLVVAGGLLFGFGLGLSRMARPEVVLDFLQFEDFGLLFVLGTGSLVAGVAFAIGVNFLDSAPLTGRSYARRLKSFDRNVLAGGVVFGVGWGISGICPGAAYASLGIGNYPILLAIAGMFLGAYAQGIWRTYRSENDATAAVNAD; encoded by the coding sequence GTGAGCCGGAACGCGGAGCCCGAGCGGGACCGCCATCCCCTGTTCGTGCCCCTCGTCGTGGCGGGCGGGCTGCTGTTCGGCTTCGGCCTCGGCCTTAGCCGCATGGCCCGGCCGGAGGTCGTGCTGGACTTCCTCCAGTTCGAGGACTTCGGCCTGCTGTTCGTGCTGGGCACCGGCTCGCTCGTCGCGGGGGTCGCGTTCGCGATCGGGGTCAACTTCCTCGACAGCGCGCCCCTGACCGGCCGGAGCTACGCCAGACGCCTCAAATCGTTCGACCGGAACGTCCTCGCGGGCGGGGTCGTCTTCGGCGTCGGCTGGGGTATCTCGGGCATCTGTCCGGGCGCGGCCTACGCCAGCCTCGGTATCGGGAACTACCCGATTCTGCTCGCCATCGCAGGGATGTTCCTCGGCGCGTACGCCCAAGGCATCTGGCGGACGTATCGAAGCGAAAACGACGCCACGGCGGCGGTAAACGCCGACTAA
- a CDS encoding DsrE/DsrF/DrsH-like family protein — MSANTQQATDAAASAEDVADLRARVEELEEELSAVESAGGDAPKKMTIVATKGTFDMAYPPLILASTAAAFGWDVVVFHTFWGLDILHEEKSENLKLSAVGNPNVSMPNAVAALPFMDSVATKLMERRIDEQGTATIGELVELSLDTGVELQACQMTMELMDYDEDAFYDDVTTGVGAATALEHMADADIQLLV; from the coding sequence ATGAGCGCGAACACTCAACAGGCCACGGACGCCGCGGCGAGTGCGGAGGACGTGGCGGACCTGCGCGCCCGCGTCGAGGAGTTGGAGGAGGAGCTATCGGCGGTCGAGTCGGCGGGCGGCGACGCTCCGAAGAAGATGACCATCGTCGCCACGAAGGGTACTTTCGACATGGCGTACCCGCCGCTCATCCTCGCCAGCACTGCGGCCGCTTTCGGCTGGGACGTGGTGGTCTTCCACACGTTCTGGGGGCTGGACATCCTCCACGAGGAGAAGTCCGAGAACCTCAAACTTAGCGCGGTCGGCAACCCGAACGTGTCGATGCCCAACGCCGTCGCCGCCCTGCCGTTCATGGATTCGGTGGCGACCAAGCTGATGGAGCGGAGAATCGACGAGCAGGGCACCGCGACCATCGGCGAACTGGTCGAGTTGTCGCTCGACACCGGCGTGGAGTTGCAGGCCTGCCAGATGACGATGGAACTGATGGACTACGACGAGGACGCGTTTTACGACGACGTGACGACCGGCGTGGGCGCGGCCACTGCGCTCGAACACATGGCCGACGCCGACATCCAGTTGCTCGTCTAA
- a CDS encoding DUF7512 family protein, producing the protein MFGIETLSGNAQAAAIVGAVIGEALTLNAVYTALERIAGPALTEAVTGA; encoded by the coding sequence GTGTTCGGGATCGAAACCCTCTCCGGAAACGCGCAGGCCGCGGCCATCGTGGGGGCCGTCATCGGCGAGGCGCTCACACTAAACGCGGTGTACACGGCGCTCGAACGAATCGCCGGCCCGGCGTTGACCGAGGCGGTGACGGGGGCCTGA